In Planctomycetota bacterium, a genomic segment contains:
- a CDS encoding DinB family protein, translated as MAARTIQGELYARGIEQGVELFERFLPGFDDANRTAQAEHLPNHMAWTLGHVAMTSARAIERLQGQDAPQPLLDHEFVVADRGDAERFGTEVVCFGSNPVDDPAIYPSLARSAAIFRAVHGRLAGALREADDAALARPTPWGSGRTTVGDLMHRMAFHIGTHTGQIVDLRRALGIPPVIAPRS; from the coding sequence GTGGCAGCACGAACGATCCAGGGCGAGCTCTACGCCCGCGGCATCGAGCAAGGCGTCGAGTTGTTCGAGCGGTTCCTGCCGGGCTTCGACGACGCCAACCGCACGGCGCAGGCCGAGCACCTGCCCAACCACATGGCCTGGACGCTGGGCCACGTGGCGATGACGAGCGCCCGGGCCATCGAGCGGCTGCAGGGCCAAGACGCGCCGCAGCCGCTGCTGGATCACGAGTTCGTTGTGGCGGACCGCGGCGACGCAGAGCGGTTCGGCACCGAGGTCGTGTGCTTCGGCTCCAATCCCGTGGACGATCCGGCGATCTATCCCTCGCTAGCTCGATCGGCCGCGATCTTTCGCGCGGTGCATGGGCGGCTGGCAGGGGCGCTCCGCGAGGCCGACGACGCGGCCCTCGCGCGGCCGACGCCCTGGGGCAGCGGACGGACGACGGTCGGCGACCTGATGCACCGGATGGCCTTCCACATCGGCACGCACACGGGCCAGATCGTGGATCTGCGGCGGGCGCTGGGCATCCCGCCGGTGATCGCGCCGCGTTCGTAA
- a CDS encoding polyprenyl synthetase family protein: protein MRNLLDLDEDLAPLQAELAGFLVRVSDRFDAALTSDLLAVERLTRHVERYRGKMLRPALVALCGSAASGMAMDDLLAGEAGVDLAVVAAVCEMVHMATLVHDDVLDEAETRRRGQTVNAMSGNETAVILGDYLIAGAYHLCSTLDRQATALRVGRASMIVCSGELLQLDRREDYAIDEATYFEIIERKTAELIAAACELGAQHAGSGGPQRDALASFGRRIGVAFQIRDDLLDLTGREEIVGKSVGRDVRKGKVTLPIMHHLAEAGAATRAETLALIERAEAGDDHAAAQVRARMDGTGSIEHTQAVAERIVEEARGELAVLADTPARRMLDAMARAVVERSF, encoded by the coding sequence ATGCGGAACCTGCTGGATCTCGACGAAGACCTCGCGCCGCTGCAGGCGGAGCTGGCGGGCTTCCTCGTTCGCGTGAGCGATCGCTTCGACGCCGCGCTGACCTCCGACCTGCTCGCCGTGGAGCGATTGACGCGGCACGTCGAGCGTTACCGCGGCAAGATGCTGCGGCCGGCGCTCGTGGCGCTATGTGGCAGCGCCGCTTCCGGGATGGCGATGGACGACCTGCTCGCGGGCGAGGCCGGCGTGGACCTCGCGGTGGTCGCCGCGGTCTGCGAGATGGTGCACATGGCCACGCTCGTGCACGACGACGTGCTCGACGAGGCCGAGACCCGCCGCCGCGGCCAGACCGTCAACGCGATGTCCGGCAACGAAACCGCGGTCATCCTGGGCGATTATCTGATCGCGGGTGCGTACCACCTGTGCTCCACGCTCGATCGGCAGGCGACGGCGCTCCGCGTGGGCCGCGCCAGCATGATTGTCTGCTCTGGGGAGCTCCTGCAGCTCGATCGCCGGGAGGACTACGCGATCGACGAGGCGACCTACTTCGAGATCATCGAGCGGAAGACCGCCGAACTGATCGCCGCCGCCTGCGAGCTCGGAGCGCAGCATGCCGGCAGTGGCGGGCCCCAGCGCGACGCACTCGCGAGCTTTGGGCGCCGCATCGGCGTGGCCTTCCAGATCCGCGACGACCTGCTGGACCTGACGGGCCGCGAAGAGATCGTGGGCAAGTCGGTCGGCCGGGACGTCCGCAAGGGCAAGGTCACGCTGCCGATCATGCACCACCTCGCCGAGGCGGGCGCGGCGACGCGGGCCGAGACGCTGGCGCTCATCGAGCGGGCGGAGGCCGGCGACGACCACGCCGCCGCCCAGGTCCGCGCCCGCATGGACGGCACCGGCTCGATCGAGCACACCCAGGCGGTTGCCGAGCGTATCGTCGAGGAGGCGCGCGGGGAGCTGGCCGTGCTCGCCGACACGCCCGCGCGGCGGATGCTCGACGCCATGGCTCGGGCGGTGGTCGAGCGGAGCTTCTAG
- a CDS encoding sulfotransferase has translation MPDATPTDSHTRIEQSLAQAREAMARGDLAQTYALGEAALNVAPNHAGAMKLMAEACLAIGLFDDAIHYRRRWLERSPPTPLGQVQLAEAYVHAGRLGDALAHYGEAISLDPSFFPAISGRAEVYEMQGNARRAWKTLEPALHRSPTHPSLAAVGIRVLMDSGRLDDAIALGERVMAADLPEEPQIRSAHLTMARAYERKKRFADALAAADRGNAMLRVPFRIEDYVAENDAILDAFDAAWMADAPRATTDGSWAVFIVGMPRSGSTLTERIIHAHPGAFGADEEFSLHLLANRLQHDFATGSPWPRAVRDMGTESLDSAAAYYAERLRARAPGAAAISNKDLANIRRLGLADLILPGAKFIHTVRDPADNCLSCYFERLKPVSVPYAASFDDLAAVYAQNLRLADHWRHACRNDLLTIRYEDLVEDLPGTARRIIDFVGLPWDDRCLRPHEANRPDRTLSVTQVRKPIYKSAKGRAERYGDLLKPLHEALDRHGLTSQH, from the coding sequence ATGCCCGACGCCACGCCCACCGACTCGCACACGCGCATCGAGCAGTCGCTCGCGCAGGCCCGGGAGGCCATGGCGCGGGGCGACCTGGCCCAGACCTACGCGCTGGGCGAAGCCGCGCTCAACGTGGCGCCGAACCACGCGGGGGCCATGAAGCTCATGGCCGAGGCGTGCCTCGCGATCGGCCTCTTCGACGACGCGATCCACTACCGCCGCCGCTGGCTGGAGCGATCCCCGCCCACGCCGCTGGGCCAGGTGCAGCTGGCCGAGGCCTACGTCCACGCCGGCCGGCTGGGGGACGCCCTGGCCCACTACGGCGAGGCGATCTCCCTCGATCCGAGCTTCTTCCCCGCCATTTCGGGCCGCGCCGAGGTCTACGAGATGCAGGGCAACGCCAGGCGGGCGTGGAAGACCCTCGAGCCCGCGCTCCACCGGAGCCCCACGCATCCCTCGCTGGCGGCCGTCGGCATCCGCGTCCTGATGGACTCGGGCCGCCTCGACGACGCAATCGCGCTCGGAGAGCGCGTCATGGCCGCCGACCTGCCCGAGGAACCCCAGATCCGAAGCGCGCACCTCACCATGGCGCGGGCGTACGAGCGCAAGAAGCGATTCGCCGATGCGCTCGCCGCCGCCGATCGCGGCAACGCCATGCTCCGCGTGCCGTTCCGCATCGAGGACTACGTCGCCGAGAACGACGCGATCCTCGACGCCTTCGACGCGGCCTGGATGGCCGACGCGCCCCGGGCGACCACCGACGGCTCGTGGGCGGTCTTCATCGTCGGCATGCCCCGCAGCGGATCGACGCTCACCGAGCGGATCATCCACGCGCACCCCGGAGCCTTCGGTGCCGACGAGGAATTCAGCCTCCACCTGCTGGCCAACCGCCTGCAGCACGACTTCGCCACCGGATCGCCCTGGCCGCGCGCGGTCCGGGATATGGGCACCGAGAGCCTCGATTCTGCCGCGGCGTATTACGCCGAGCGGCTGCGGGCGCGAGCGCCGGGAGCGGCCGCCATCTCCAACAAGGATCTCGCGAACATCCGCCGGCTGGGCCTGGCCGACCTCATCCTGCCCGGGGCGAAGTTCATCCACACCGTGCGGGACCCGGCGGACAACTGCCTGTCGTGCTACTTCGAGCGGCTCAAGCCCGTGTCCGTCCCCTACGCGGCGAGCTTCGATGACCTCGCCGCCGTGTACGCCCAGAACCTCCGGCTGGCCGACCACTGGCGGCACGCCTGCCGCAACGACCTGCTCACCATCCGCTACGAGGACCTCGTCGAGGACCTCCCCGGCACCGCCCGCAGGATCATCGACTTCGTGGGCCTCCCCTGGGACGACCGCTGCCTCAGGCCGCACGAGGCTAATCGCCCCGACCGAACGCTGAGCGTGACGCAGGTCCGCAAGCCGATCTACAAGTCCGCGAAGGGCCGCGCCGAGCGGTACGGCGATCTGTTGAAGCCGCTGCACGAGGCATTGGATCGGCACGGGCTCACTTCCCAGCACTAA
- a CDS encoding radical SAM protein encodes MAAIYQAPPTHPDLSGLDAGLLDAVVHGGARLTPAQGLEILGGMPLADLGRWADARCRRLHGDAYRTYVIDRNINYTNVCSAKCTFCAFRRSGHEDDAYTLEHEEIFQKIQELSDIGGTQILMQGGMNPDLPLDWYIDLLGGIKGRFPHIHVHAFSPPEFIEFVQFFDPLGATLEAKIRWVMVRLREAGLDSLPGGGGEIFAPAVRRKIGLGKCDADAWLTCMYVAHTLGMFTSATMMFGHIEGLADRVHHLALVREWQDRALLAGTRDPMDAAPGEPIATPAFGHYKAFISWPFQRENTPLGRLKEWGQAEGDRVDGEPGEFPGDVVAQLDGRGTKDMHPEFGRRLRMAGSTQYLRTQALSRLMLDNIYSIGSSWVTMGPHIGQVGLKFGANDMGSVMMEENVVSSAGTTYCLNESVLCKLIRDAGYIPAQRDNTYDILRTHDGEASPDLQVTDWSEHRARRLHVQSEAETLGTAELTVSAGK; translated from the coding sequence ATGGCCGCGATCTATCAGGCTCCGCCGACGCATCCCGATCTGTCCGGGCTCGACGCCGGCTTGCTGGACGCCGTGGTGCACGGCGGGGCCCGCCTCACGCCCGCGCAGGGCCTGGAGATCCTGGGCGGCATGCCGCTGGCCGACCTTGGCCGCTGGGCCGACGCCCGCTGCCGCCGGCTGCACGGCGACGCCTACCGCACCTACGTCATCGATCGCAACATCAACTACACCAACGTGTGCAGCGCAAAGTGCACCTTCTGTGCGTTCCGCCGCAGCGGCCACGAGGACGACGCCTACACGCTGGAGCACGAGGAGATCTTCCAGAAGATCCAGGAGCTCAGCGACATCGGCGGCACCCAGATCCTGATGCAGGGTGGCATGAATCCCGACCTGCCGCTGGACTGGTACATCGATCTGCTCGGGGGCATCAAGGGGCGCTTCCCGCACATCCACGTGCACGCGTTCAGCCCACCCGAGTTCATCGAGTTCGTGCAGTTCTTCGATCCGCTCGGCGCCACGCTGGAGGCCAAGATCCGCTGGGTCATGGTCCGGCTCCGCGAGGCGGGGCTCGACTCGCTGCCCGGCGGCGGCGGAGAGATCTTTGCGCCGGCCGTCCGTCGCAAGATCGGGCTGGGCAAGTGCGACGCCGACGCGTGGCTCACGTGCATGTACGTGGCCCACACGCTGGGCATGTTTACCAGCGCAACGATGATGTTCGGGCATATCGAGGGGCTGGCCGACCGCGTGCACCACCTGGCGCTGGTCCGCGAGTGGCAGGACCGGGCGTTGCTCGCGGGCACCAGGGACCCGATGGACGCCGCTCCGGGCGAGCCGATCGCCACACCGGCCTTCGGGCACTACAAGGCGTTCATTAGCTGGCCCTTCCAGCGTGAGAACACGCCGCTGGGCCGCCTGAAGGAGTGGGGGCAGGCCGAGGGCGATCGCGTCGACGGCGAGCCGGGCGAGTTCCCGGGCGACGTGGTCGCGCAACTGGATGGCCGCGGCACCAAGGACATGCATCCCGAGTTCGGCCGGCGGCTCCGCATGGCCGGCTCGACGCAGTACCTCCGCACGCAGGCGCTCAGCCGCCTGATGCTCGACAACATCTACTCCATCGGCAGCAGCTGGGTGACCATGGGCCCGCACATCGGCCAGGTGGGCCTCAAGTTCGGCGCCAACGACATGGGCAGCGTGATGATGGAGGAGAACGTGGTGTCGTCCGCCGGCACGACCTATTGCCTGAACGAGTCGGTGCTGTGCAAGCTGATCCGCGATGCCGGGTACATCCCCGCCCAGCGCGACAACACCTACGACATCCTCCGCACGCACGACGGCGAGGCTAGCCCGGACCTGCAGGTGACCGATTGGTCCGAGCACCGCGCCAGGCGGCTGCACGTGCAGAGCGAAGCCGAGACGCTGGGAACCGCGGAACTGACCGTTAGTGCTGGGAAGTGA
- a CDS encoding tyrosine recombinase produces MAPPPQEVPGLDELPDAMASAARAFLSFLRVECGLSENTRLAYARDLRDLLAALAERGASTPGDATARLLAEHLGLLAGARALAPASAARHLSTIRAFCRWARDTGWIAEDPTEPLLRPSQWRRLPRALSPAQIDALLAAPAAGERDRGAPLWIRDRAMLELLYACGVRASELCELSADDPMREVAILRVIGKGNKERVVPMGTPAMEWIGRYQAECRPLLVRDNRLQAGRLFLSRTGRPLERTALWGIVRRWARVAGLGHVHPHMLRHTFATHLLTGGADLRVVQELLGHATIVTTEIYTHVDDRGLRETVEKHLPLG; encoded by the coding sequence ATGGCGCCCCCGCCGCAGGAGGTCCCCGGGCTCGACGAGCTGCCCGACGCGATGGCGTCGGCGGCGCGGGCCTTCCTCTCGTTCCTGCGGGTCGAGTGCGGCCTGAGCGAGAACACCCGCCTGGCCTACGCCCGCGACCTGCGGGACCTGCTCGCTGCGCTCGCCGAGCGGGGTGCGTCCACGCCGGGCGACGCCACGGCGCGTCTGCTCGCCGAGCATCTCGGCCTTCTCGCGGGTGCGCGGGCGCTCGCGCCGGCGAGCGCGGCCCGGCACCTGAGCACCATCCGGGCGTTCTGCCGATGGGCCCGAGACACGGGTTGGATCGCCGAGGATCCCACCGAGCCGCTGCTGCGTCCGAGTCAGTGGCGGCGGCTGCCCAGGGCATTGTCGCCGGCGCAGATCGACGCGCTGCTCGCCGCGCCGGCCGCCGGCGAGCGCGACCGCGGCGCGCCGCTGTGGATCCGCGACCGTGCGATGCTCGAGCTGCTCTACGCCTGCGGAGTCCGGGCCAGCGAGCTGTGCGAGCTCTCGGCCGACGACCCCATGCGGGAGGTCGCCATCCTGCGTGTCATCGGCAAGGGCAATAAGGAGCGCGTCGTGCCCATGGGCACGCCCGCGATGGAGTGGATCGGCCGGTACCAGGCCGAGTGCCGGCCTCTGCTGGTCCGCGACAACCGTCTGCAGGCCGGGCGGCTGTTCCTATCCCGCACCGGCCGCCCGCTCGAGCGAACGGCGCTGTGGGGCATCGTGCGGCGGTGGGCCCGCGTCGCGGGGCTCGGGCACGTCCACCCGCACATGCTGCGGCACACCTTCGCCACGCACCTGCTGACGGGCGGGGCCGACCTTCGCGTGGTGCAGGAGCTGCTCGGCCACGCGACGATCGTGACGACCGAGATCTACACCCACGTCGACGACCGCGGCCTCCGCGAAACCGTCGAGAAGCATCTGCCCCTGGGCTAG
- a CDS encoding flagellin: MSRINTNVQSLLAQRVLGANNLNLNQSLERLSTGTRINRGKDDPAGLIASENLRSEATALTAAISNAERADQVVNIAEGGLQEVSNLLNELQGLLTTTANQAGLSEQEKSANQQQVDSILQTIDRIASATAFQGTKLLNGGFDYRVSGVVGDVTDFQVNGAKFEGASLDVDVLVTQSAQQAGFFLQTAATGGTAIDLTDETSEFRIEIGGSLGSRELSFSSGQTNVQIAAAINAFSDVTGVEATASANGISLVSTAFGSDEFVSIKVVDDGGITGTGVGIYNFEAGEFGTPEGSVESTFAAATNEIRDLGQDVNATVNGIRAVTDGKDIRINTDFLDVELTLSTAASQALGAVDGGTPGTSAFSITGGGADFQLAGQVDIAGKVSLGIGNVASRNLGNSTNGFLGDLASGQSLNLEDADDLSSAQEVVSDAIEQVSTLRGRLGAFQRNTVGATIRSLSISLENTNAAESVIRDTDFAAETAQLTRSQILVSSSTQVLSLANTQPQSVLQLLG, from the coding sequence ATGAGCCGGATCAACACCAACGTGCAGTCGTTGCTCGCCCAGCGGGTGCTCGGCGCCAACAACCTGAACCTGAACCAGTCGCTGGAGCGCCTGTCGACGGGCACGCGGATCAACCGCGGCAAGGACGACCCGGCGGGCCTGATCGCGTCGGAGAACCTGCGTTCGGAGGCCACCGCCCTGACCGCGGCGATCTCCAATGCCGAGCGCGCCGACCAGGTGGTCAACATCGCCGAGGGTGGCCTCCAGGAGGTCAGCAACCTGCTCAACGAGCTACAGGGCCTGCTGACCACGACCGCAAACCAGGCCGGCCTGAGCGAGCAGGAGAAGTCCGCCAACCAGCAGCAGGTCGACTCGATCCTGCAGACCATCGACCGCATCGCGTCGGCAACGGCCTTCCAGGGCACCAAGCTGCTCAACGGCGGCTTCGACTACCGCGTCTCGGGCGTGGTCGGCGACGTGACCGATTTCCAGGTCAACGGCGCCAAGTTCGAGGGCGCGAGCCTCGATGTCGACGTGCTGGTCACCCAGTCGGCCCAGCAGGCCGGCTTCTTCCTGCAGACCGCCGCCACCGGCGGCACCGCCATCGATCTCACCGACGAGACGAGCGAGTTCCGCATCGAGATCGGCGGCTCGCTCGGCAGCCGCGAGCTGAGCTTCAGCTCGGGCCAGACCAACGTCCAGATCGCCGCCGCGATCAACGCCTTTAGCGACGTGACGGGCGTCGAGGCCACCGCCTCGGCCAACGGCATCTCGCTGGTGAGCACCGCCTTCGGTTCGGACGAGTTCGTCTCGATCAAGGTCGTGGACGACGGCGGCATCACGGGCACCGGCGTGGGCATCTACAACTTCGAGGCCGGCGAGTTCGGCACCCCGGAGGGCTCGGTCGAGAGCACCTTTGCCGCCGCCACCAACGAGATCCGCGACCTCGGCCAGGACGTCAATGCCACGGTCAACGGCATCCGCGCGGTGACCGACGGCAAGGACATCCGCATCAACACCGACTTCCTCGACGTCGAGCTCACGCTCTCGACCGCGGCCTCCCAGGCCCTGGGCGCCGTCGATGGCGGCACGCCCGGCACGTCGGCCTTCAGCATCACCGGCGGCGGCGCCGACTTCCAGCTGGCCGGCCAGGTGGACATCGCCGGCAAGGTCAGCCTGGGCATCGGCAACGTGGCCTCGCGGAACCTCGGCAACTCGACCAACGGCTTCCTGGGCGATCTCGCCTCGGGCCAGTCGCTGAACCTCGAGGACGCCGATGACCTGTCCTCGGCCCAGGAGGTCGTCTCCGACGCCATCGAACAGGTCTCCACGCTGCGGGGCCGCCTCGGCGCCTTCCAGCGGAACACCGTGGGCGCCACCATCCGGAGCCTCTCGATCTCGCTGGAGAACACCAACGCGGCCGAGTCGGTCATCCGTGATACCGACTTCGCGGCCGAGACCGCGCAGCTGACCCGCAGCCAGATCCTGGTCTCCTCGTCGACCCAGGTCTTGTCGCTGGCCAACACCCAGCCGCAGTCGGTCCTCCAGCTCCTGGGCTAA